One Pyxicephalus adspersus chromosome 3, UCB_Pads_2.0, whole genome shotgun sequence genomic window carries:
- the TMEM156 gene encoding transmembrane protein 156 → MTLPKWGTTARLECCRRRLIYTCLVMATSPLLKIFIGIILLCVVCIPEWFKATDGNVVYLFCIDACFEGFSYISTVVNKTLICLKQENSTKDVRETDTLQNNTVYTVNLSMYVNTSTLYFCEQQKYLHPLLQDLAIPENATNFPVELRGNYLIYSEEESHFTLMSIGDRDPSLPSSFKMHVKNTTKFNRTDNDGNGKSKGVKNHEVAINILLKFEHHIPYYKRTLGIIWLSLIPLVFMCGVLFVVCKVLQENKIVRTAFYKKASLQRRSYKQSRISPKKHCQEGTHQKCGGNKYRRTNSAPMLPVIAEHLDTTSSTPWPST, encoded by the exons ATGACTCTGCCTAAGTGGGGAACAACTGCAAGGTTAGAATGTTGTAGGAGACGTCTCATTTACACGTGTTTGGTAATGGCAACATCTCCTCTGCTTAAAATCTTCATAGgaatcattttactttgtgttgtCTGTATTCCTGAATGGTTCAAGGCTACTGATG gaaatgttGTGTACTTATTCTGTATTGATGCCTGTTTTGAAGGGTTCTCCTATATTTCCACCGTGGTAAACAAGACTTTAATATGTCTTAAACAAGAAAACAGCACTAAAGATGTCCGAGAGACTGATACcttacaaaataatacagtatatactgtaaatcTAAGTATGTACGTTAATACCTCTACCCTTTACTTCTGTGAACAACAAAAATACCTTCACCCTTTACTCCAAGATTTGGCGATACCAG AAAACGCAACAAATTTCCCGGTAGAGCTTAGGGGAAATTATCTGATTTACTCAGAAGAAGAGTCACATTTCACACTGATGAGTATAGGAGATAGAGATCCATCTCTTCCGTCCTCCTTTAAGATGCATgttaaaaatactacaaaatttAATAGGACTGATAATGATGGTAATGGTAAAAGCAAAGGAGTGAAGAATCATGAGGTTGCCATCAATATATTACTAAAATTTGAACATCATATTCCAT ACTATAAAAGAACCCTTGGCATAATCTGGCTGTCCTTGATCCCGCTTGTTTTTATGTGTGGAGTCCTATTTGTTGTCTGCAAAGTATTACAGGAGAACAAAATTGTTCGGACTGCATTTT ATAAAAAAGCAAGTTTACAGAGACGCAGCTATAAACAAAGTAGAATATCACCAAAAAAACATTGCCAGGAAGGCACTCATCAGAAATGCG GAGGAAATAAATATCGGAGAACAAACTCGGCTCCCATGCTACCTGTCATTGCTGAACACCTGGATACTACTTCTTCCACTCCTTGGCCTTCCACATAG